In the Telopea speciosissima isolate NSW1024214 ecotype Mountain lineage chromosome 2, Tspe_v1, whole genome shotgun sequence genome, one interval contains:
- the LOC122652286 gene encoding 50S ribosomal protein L18 — protein MTVMKRYVLRLFMSLKHITANVVDRNNGRIVATASTVEHSLKDTMECGRSCNAKAATVVGEVLAMRLKVEGLDQGQGRGIHADARKEIEKKGFKNQTKIWAILNALKNNGVKLIIDDNDDHDRPF, from the coding sequence ATGACGGTGATGAAGAGATACGTGCTACGGTTGTTCATGTCGTTGAAGCACATAACAGCGAACGTGGTGGACAGGAACAATGGTCGAATCGTGGCGACAGCGTCGACGGTAGAGCACTCGCTGAAAGACACAATGGAGTGCGGGAGATCTTGCAACGCCAAGGCGGCGACGGTGGTGGGAGAAGTATTAGCCATGAGACTCAAGGTAGAAGGACTGGACCAGGGGCAAGGTCGTGGGATCCATGCTGACGCACGCAAGGAAATCGAGAAGAAGGGTTTCAAGAACCAGACCAAGATCTGGGCTATCCTCAATGCCCTCAAAAACAACGGCGTTAAGCTCATCATCGACGACAATGACGATCATGATCGCCCTTTCTAA